AACGGCGCATGGCGTCAGTTAAAAAAGCCTTTGGACTGCAGCCAGAGGCCAATGGCGACCAATGGTCCGAGGCCGGCGACCAAGAGCGTGATCTTCAGGCGCAGCGGAGACACCTGTTGGTTGTTCTGGCGCAGAGCCATAGCAAGGCACAAAGGCTGACGAACCTAAACGGTGCGCTCTATTGGTGCCTGTTCCGATGGCCACCAACCCGACCTCCTTCTCAGAGCTCGTACTCCTCTTCAAACTGCTCGATCAGGCCTTTGTAAAGCGCGAGAAGGCCTTCTGTTTCTTCGCAGAAGCCGTCAGTGGTGTATTTCGCAATCAGATTCACAACGGCGCTACGGATCTGCGTGAAGGCGCCGAGGTACTCAGCTTGGATGTCTTCATTCCGGATGTCGTTGATCAGCGCGCCCACCAGCTCAATCTTTCGCTTGGCAGCGGCCATTTCCGCTTCCATGTCCTTGTTGAGCTTGCGGCGTTTCTTCGGCATCCCCTCAACCGGATCAATCTTCGACATTACGGGAGCCGCCGGCTCGTCTCGTTCAACCAGATTCCCTTAGCGTTGCGTGGATTAACCCCTTGGCTTGTGGATCGGACCTTTCGCGGTGTTGCTTACGTGTCCGTCTGGGTGGTGATTTGGGGAACGGTGGCGTCCCTGATGGACTGGATGCTGCTGACGGGTGAGGTCTACGAAACAGCCAGTGCCGGTCAGGCGGTGACGTTCATCGCTTACGGGGCGGCGACGGTGGTGCTGGCGACACGATTCTCCGGACGTTTCCTTGTGGATTCAACCTCCGAAACTTCGGATCAGGAGTGAACCGCCCATCAACAGCGCCAAGATTTCGAAGGATCGTTTGACCAGACGACTTCCCTTCACCAACGAATAGTGGGCGCCCAGGAAGCCTCCGATCAGCGACCCCAGAACCAGTGCGGGAAGCCAGTCCCAACGAATCTCGCCGCTTAAGCCGAGCACCAGTGCGCCCGTGCCGTTCCATCCCAACCCCACCAGAACCAGGGTGTGGGCAACGGCTTTCGCGTAGCTGAGACCGAACCAGCGCACCAACCACAAGGTGACAAACAAACCTGTGCCTGAGGTCAGTGAACCGTTCAGAAGTCCAATGATGAAGAGTCCGCAGGCTCCGACGCCGATGGTGCGTGCCGTCAGAGGGCGGGGCTGGTCCGTCGTCCCCAGATCGGGTTTTCGAGCGGAGTAGATCCCCAGCCCCAGGGTCAGCAGGCCGAGGCTTGCGATGGCTGCTCGATCGGGCAGGGTAAGAACCATGCTTGCGCCCAAACAGACCCCCGGTAAGCCGGCACCAAGCACCAGCGCAGAGCGTTTCAGATCAAGGCTGCTGGCACGCCAGTGACGCCCCGTCGCTCCAAGCCCCAGGGCAACGCTGGCCACTTTGTGGGTGGCCAATGCCATGGCAAATGGGAGACCAAGAAGGATGAGAGCTGGCAGCTGAACCAGTCCGGCGCCACCTCCCGCCAGAGCCGACAGGGCATTGGCCCCAATGGCAATCCCCAAGAGGGCGATTTGGGTGAGCAGTTCGGGACCACTCATGCCCACTTGGCAAGGCGCATCGCGATGGGCCTGCTCACTGTCGTGTCAAGAAGGAAATGGGAATCGAAAACGTGATGATGCGATGGGGATCTCCGGGAAGAATGGCGACGCAGGCCACTTCCCGGTCAGCATGAGCCTCACGGGACTGCACAACAAAGGCCGTTGCGTCTTCGATGCTCCACATCGGGGCATCACCGGAACGGCGTTCATCTCTGTAGGACTGCCAAACCTCGACAAAGGCTTCACCCTCCTCACCGCTCTTCATTTCGCTCAGCGCTTGTTCCAATCCCACGTCTTCGAAACGCTCGAACAGACGCACCATCAATGGGTGAGCAATGGTGGATGAGGCCTTCAGCGTCGAATTGATCGTGCCGATAGCGGTCACGATCAGTTTTGGTTTGGCGCGCCTTGCATCGATGACTCCCACAGGCAGGTTGAGATCCCAGGTTGGGTGTCCGCTGACAGCACAGGCCAGATCAAACAGCCCCAAGCTGCATTGCTTGATCAGGCTCTGAATGGTCTGTCGATCCATGGTTCAGTTTCTCGCGGCCCGATTCACCGTTTGCATCCCAGTGTTGCCAAGATGGCTCTCGATTGGTGACGCAGCAGATGTCCCTGGTTCAGATTTATCTTGATGCCGTCACCCACCAGGTGATCACCAATGAAGAACTTGCCTATGTCGCAGGCAATCAGGATCGCTTTGATCGCACTGAATTGAAACTCACGGCGCGGCTGGAACACCTCATCGGTGTTGGCAATATCAGCGTCGGTAGGCGCTAACTAGCCAAATAGAATGCGCTGAAGGCGTGTCAGGAATAGACGCATTGGCCTTTTCTCACGACTGAAAATCATTCGGTCATGTGACAGCATCGCGCAAGTTACCCGATCTCAGCCCCTGATAGGCAGAAATTGAGGCGACGTCAAGACTTCAGGGGAGTGCTACGACCCCTGACCATGTTTGAAGAACATCGGGTGCACCTTGAGTCAGGGCCGATACGGCGCTAGCCGAACCGATTCCGATTCCCACCACGACACCGATGGCAAAGACAAGCAGTCCTGTCAGGACGCTGCGATCGGAAAAGGACATACCTGGATGATCAGCCTCTTTGACTTTCCTTCGGGGAGCATCAGTTGGCCACCTTGATGTCACAGGTCGTGATGGGTTCCTGGGGACATCAGTTGTGTGCTTTCGACCATAAAGGTAGATCTACCGACTGATCGAAATGGGCTGTCTTCGCTAACAACCGGTTGTCAGCCAGATGGCAGTCCAAGTCATGAAAACGATTGACGAGCACATTCAGAAGGATCAAGAGGAATTCCTCAAGGCCCTGTCTGAACACAATGAAGGCAAGGTCCGTCATCTCACGGAAGAGCTGCAGTGGTTGTTGGATCACAAAAAGGAATTTCCTGATGATCCCCATGACCCCTCTCCCCTGGAACTGTTCTGCGAGCAGAATCCCGATGAACCCGAATGCTTGGTTTACGACGACTGAGCCGTGCAGGCGGGCTGAGTAGAAGTACTCATCAGAAGGCCGTTGCTTGGCGTGGAGTCGCGCTGCGTCACGCAACTTATTTAAGTTGTGTGTAGTCGATTAGCTCTGCAGTGATCCGCGCCATCCTTTCCCGCCCCATTGCAGGCGATCTTGGACTACTTGTTCTTCGGGTGTTCACGGGTGCTCTGCTGATCCACCACGGCTACGAGAAGCTCGCCAACATCGAAAATTTTGCTGATGCATTTGTCCGTCCCTTGCATCTGCCTTTCCCGATCCTTCTGTCCTACGTCGCGGCGTTTTCGGAGGTGATTGGCAGCTGGTTGCTGATCACGGGGTTGTTGACCCGGATGGGGGCGTTGGCGGTTGCAGGAACCATTTCCGTCGCCATCTACCACGCGATCGTCACAGCTGGCTTCAATATCTACCTGCTAGAGCTTCTGGGGCTGTACTTCGCCGCCGCTGTTGCGGTGTTGGCCTGTGGACCAGGGGTGTTTTCCATTGATGAGCTCATCGCACGACGTCTTGAGCCCGACATGCAGTTTTCTTCTGAACAAGACGGCGACCTTGCTACAAGCAACGGATCTGTTCTTGAAGAAGTTGCAGTTGGTCGTTGATCATCACTGATTGATCGTTTGCCTGGTCCCGCTCCGGCGGGGCCTTTTTTAGTGCCTGGCAACGGTACGGGTGAAGGACGCGTCAGAATCGCTGGAGTTGGTTCAACGCGATGAAAGAGGTCAGCCTGCTGGAGATGATCGGACGGTCATTGGCAAAAGTTGCCGCTGGAGCGGGTGTTGCTGCGGTATTGATCTGGTTGACTTACGTGCTGCTGGATTTTGGGCATATGCAATCTGGCTTTACCCTCCCTCAGTCCAGTTATTGAACTGAGATGGAGTGGAATGATGCCGAGTCACCGTTGCTGATCATCTCCTCTCTGTTCATTGGTCTGCAAATCTGCTGGATCGGGGCCATGCTGCGACGTAACCAGCGCAGACGCTTGGGAGAACCTCTCAGTTCAACGGCATTTCAACGTGAACTCGAGCGGATTTTTTCAAGAGCGGATGGAGTGTCTTGAGTGATGAAGCAACTGCCTGGTCATCGGAGCAGAACGATGCCGCGATGGCTGAAAACCGTCATGGCAGGAACATTTACGGTGATTGCCACCATTTGGTTGCTCTCGTTGCTCCCATT
The Synechococcus sp. PROS-U-1 DNA segment above includes these coding regions:
- a CDS encoding sulfite exporter TauE/SafE family protein, with product MSGPELLTQIALLGIAIGANALSALAGGGAGLVQLPALILLGLPFAMALATHKVASVALGLGATGRHWRASSLDLKRSALVLGAGLPGVCLGASMVLTLPDRAAIASLGLLTLGLGIYSARKPDLGTTDQPRPLTARTIGVGACGLFIIGLLNGSLTSGTGLFVTLWLVRWFGLSYAKAVAHTLVLVGLGWNGTGALVLGLSGEIRWDWLPALVLGSLIGGFLGAHYSLVKGSRLVKRSFEILALLMGGSLLIRSFGG
- a CDS encoding CP12 domain-containing protein — protein: MKTIDEHIQKDQEEFLKALSEHNEGKVRHLTEELQWLLDHKKEFPDDPHDPSPLELFCEQNPDEPECLVYDD
- a CDS encoding DoxX family protein, which codes for MIRAILSRPIAGDLGLLVLRVFTGALLIHHGYEKLANIENFADAFVRPLHLPFPILLSYVAAFSEVIGSWLLITGLLTRMGALAVAGTISVAIYHAIVTAGFNIYLLELLGLYFAAAVAVLACGPGVFSIDELIARRLEPDMQFSSEQDGDLATSNGSVLEEVAVGR